In the genome of Ignavibacteriales bacterium, one region contains:
- a CDS encoding deoxyhypusine synthase — MANKKDYLKEVVQHIDIKQHNVVQLVDAMEHMAFSARDLNRAARIYDMMLNDKECGIILTLAGSLFSAGLKKVVHDMIANNMVDAIVSTGAIMVDQDFFEALGFKHYKGTPFSDDNELRDLHIDRIYDTYIDEDELRICDDTTGKIFDSLEPRPYSSRELLWEFGKYLENNGGPKVDDSVIYAAYKKNVPIFVPAFSDCSAGFGFIVHQTNNPDKHLSLDAAKDFLELTKIKLNCRDTGIFMIGGGVPKNFTQDIVVAADILQEDAPMHKYAIQITVADERDGALSGSTLKEASSWGKVETTFEQMVYSEATIAMPLVAGYGYHKGSWKNRKPKEFQKLYKEEKSLA, encoded by the coding sequence ATGGCAAATAAAAAAGATTATCTGAAAGAAGTGGTGCAGCACATTGATATCAAGCAGCACAATGTGGTTCAGCTTGTTGACGCAATGGAACATATGGCTTTCTCCGCACGTGATCTTAACCGTGCGGCACGCATTTATGATATGATGTTAAATGACAAAGAATGCGGAATCATTCTTACTCTCGCAGGAAGTTTATTTAGTGCGGGATTAAAAAAAGTTGTTCACGATATGATAGCTAACAATATGGTTGACGCTATTGTCTCAACCGGCGCAATTATGGTTGACCAGGATTTCTTTGAAGCATTAGGCTTCAAACATTATAAAGGAACTCCGTTCAGTGATGATAATGAATTACGGGATCTCCATATCGACAGGATTTATGATACATACATCGATGAAGATGAATTAAGAATTTGCGATGATACAACCGGGAAAATTTTTGATAGTCTTGAACCACGACCTTATTCATCAAGAGAATTACTCTGGGAGTTTGGCAAATACTTAGAGAATAATGGCGGACCAAAAGTGGATGATTCTGTAATTTATGCGGCTTATAAAAAGAACGTTCCGATTTTTGTACCGGCTTTTTCTGATTGCTCAGCAGGATTTGGATTTATAGTTCATCAGACAAACAATCCTGATAAACATTTATCACTTGACGCAGCAAAAGATTTTCTTGAACTGACAAAAATAAAATTGAATTGCCGTGATACTGGAATCTTTATGATCGGCGGCGGAGTTCCCAAAAACTTTACCCAGGATATTGTTGTTGCCGCTGACATTCTGCAGGAAGACGCACCAATGCACAAGTACGCAATTCAAATAACTGTCGCTGATGAAAGAGACGGTGCGCTTTCAGGTTCAACATTAAAAGAAGCAAGTTCATGGGGAAAAGTTGAAACAACTTTTGAACAGATGGTTTATTCTGAAGCTACTATTGCAATGCCTTTGGTTGCAGGTTACGGTTATCACAAAGGTTCATGGAAAAACAGGAAGCCGAAAGAATTCCAGAAGTTATACAAAGAAGAAAAATCTTTAGCATAA
- the rplM gene encoding 50S ribosomal protein L13 translates to MKQEKLTRFIKTEDADRKWYVVDAKDQVLGRLATGVARIIRGKNKPIFTPNMDTGDFVIVINAEQVKVTGKRELLKTYSHHSGYPGGLKTRSIQEMMAKNPSFLVENAVKGMLPKTRLGKKLIKKLKVYAGENHPHTAQKPEVISLSEK, encoded by the coding sequence GTGAAACAGGAAAAATTAACAAGATTTATTAAAACAGAAGACGCTGATAGGAAATGGTATGTTGTTGATGCTAAGGATCAGGTGCTTGGCAGATTGGCAACTGGTGTGGCAAGAATTATCAGAGGAAAAAATAAACCGATTTTTACTCCTAACATGGATACCGGTGACTTTGTGATTGTTATAAATGCAGAGCAGGTAAAGGTAACCGGGAAAAGGGAATTGTTAAAAACTTATAGTCACCATTCAGGTTATCCTGGTGGATTAAAGACCAGAAGCATTCAGGAAATGATGGCAAAGAATCCTTCATTTTTAGTTGAAAATGCTGTTAAAGGTATGCTGCCCAAAACAAGATTAGGGAAAAAATTAATCAAAAAATTAAAAGTATATGCCGGTGAAAATCATCCTCATACTGCACAGAAACCGGAAGTAATCAGTTTATCGGAGAAATAA
- a CDS encoding rhomboid family intramembrane serine protease has product MILPVNLELDSYRTPISNYIIILVTIIIYFFSMSHSYGIYFVDMVLVDFNPAGLFGSIFLHADLFHLLGNMLFLFVFGGAVCAVFGNFYYPLVYLVLGAIASVIHLLLDGNPAVGASGAVSGLMGFVLAWFPKNKIKFIYWIMLALGGSFKLKAIYAIGFYFVLDLFGVLGGGSNVAHFAHIGGLIGGFLIGVGLLYANVLDIDETTIIDLITKKDKQAVRKDYDELQADAEKQRMDDEMVKLGLGRGTSFENMTELDFQINRVMNQKEAVPKFRVLRLIKNENEIKCFVVNEGDTITHLSLNASDGIECEVTPSDEFKSSGTGVFSFKNINAGEVKIRFAMEYNNSINPVSSNYILDIETKTIST; this is encoded by the coding sequence ATGATTCTGCCTGTAAATTTAGAACTTGATTCATACCGTACACCAATTTCAAATTATATAATCATCCTTGTTACGATCATCATTTATTTCTTTTCGATGTCTCATTCATACGGAATTTATTTTGTTGACATGGTCCTTGTCGATTTCAATCCAGCCGGATTGTTCGGTAGTATTTTTTTACACGCTGATCTTTTCCATCTGTTAGGTAATATGCTATTCCTTTTTGTCTTTGGCGGCGCAGTATGTGCGGTATTTGGAAATTTTTATTATCCGTTAGTCTACCTTGTTTTGGGAGCGATTGCTTCTGTAATCCATTTGCTGCTTGACGGCAATCCTGCTGTCGGTGCAAGCGGTGCAGTCAGCGGTTTGATGGGATTTGTTCTTGCGTGGTTTCCAAAAAATAAAATCAAATTCATTTACTGGATAATGCTTGCACTCGGTGGATCATTCAAACTTAAAGCTATTTACGCAATCGGATTTTATTTTGTGCTGGATTTATTCGGAGTGCTTGGAGGCGGTTCTAATGTTGCACATTTTGCACACATCGGTGGATTGATTGGAGGGTTCCTGATAGGAGTTGGTTTGTTATACGCAAATGTTCTGGATATTGATGAGACAACAATCATCGACTTAATAACTAAAAAAGATAAACAGGCTGTACGAAAAGACTATGATGAACTTCAGGCAGATGCAGAAAAGCAGAGAATGGATGATGAGATGGTAAAACTTGGTTTAGGAAGAGGCACATCTTTCGAAAACATGACAGAACTTGATTTTCAAATCAACAGGGTAATGAATCAGAAAGAAGCTGTACCCAAATTCAGAGTTTTGAGATTGATTAAAAATGAAAATGAAATAAAATGTTTCGTCGTTAATGAAGGAGACACAATTACACATCTTTCATTAAATGCTTCAGACGGAATTGAATGTGAAGTAACACCATCTGATGAATTTAAATCCTCCGGAACTGGAGTGTTTTCTTTTAAGAATATTAATGCAGGTGAAGTGAAAATAAGATTTGCTATGGAATACAATAATTCAATTAACCCTGTAAGCAGCAATTACATTCTGGATATTGAGACAAAAACAATTTCCACATAA
- a CDS encoding PQQ-like beta-propeller repeat protein — MKKIILPILLLLILQLSCKDNGVNPPPKNNPPGWQEDIPWPSLDANPWPIHHGDAQFTGRSKYAGPQLGQVEWMIELPTTNLTHDSFLSPVVGDSTIYFVSYKDTASPGSFLYALRFDGSIKWTFPLPSPTQKNSSPPVLASDGTIYVATWGDKLFAVNPDGTMKWEVTFAQSTGIYSMMNLDKEGNLYAFAHNGVLYKFSKAGDTIWSLTLDDFGSSSSAVVFSPDGNTMYITGKKLFAVSTSGELKWSYQFGAGTGTWGSTPIVSSDGTIYLGFGFVSVNPDGTIRNWPTGIVGADYIDPSIDKLGNLYIGLDYELISLNHKDEERWRKPYNLNVFFSIISDKDGKIYFFTEDNNLVKIDSLGNEDWRIQLDGYVYYSPAISSNGRMFFGSVRGTKKYFYSIK; from the coding sequence ATGAAAAAAATAATTTTACCAATCCTTCTTTTACTAATCTTACAATTAAGTTGTAAAGACAACGGAGTTAATCCACCACCAAAGAATAATCCACCCGGCTGGCAGGAGGATATACCCTGGCCAAGTCTTGATGCAAATCCGTGGCCCATTCATCACGGAGATGCGCAGTTTACAGGAAGAAGTAAATACGCTGGTCCTCAGTTAGGACAGGTTGAATGGATGATTGAACTACCAACTACAAACCTGACACACGATTCATTTCTTTCACCTGTGGTTGGTGATTCAACAATCTATTTCGTGTCTTATAAAGACACAGCAAGCCCGGGAAGTTTTCTTTATGCACTGAGATTTGACGGAAGCATAAAGTGGACATTCCCGCTGCCGTCACCAACACAGAAAAATTCATCACCACCTGTACTTGCATCAGATGGAACAATATACGTTGCAACGTGGGGAGACAAATTGTTTGCTGTAAATCCTGACGGTACAATGAAGTGGGAAGTAACATTTGCTCAGTCAACAGGTATATACAGTATGATGAACCTTGACAAAGAAGGAAACCTGTATGCATTTGCACACAACGGAGTGTTATACAAGTTTTCAAAAGCAGGAGATACTATCTGGAGTTTAACACTTGATGATTTCGGTTCATCATCATCAGCAGTGGTATTCTCGCCAGATGGAAACACAATGTACATAACGGGCAAGAAGTTATTTGCTGTTTCTACCAGTGGTGAGTTGAAGTGGAGTTATCAGTTTGGGGCAGGAACCGGAACTTGGGGTAGCACGCCAATTGTATCATCAGATGGAACAATTTATTTGGGATTCGGATTTGTCTCTGTAAATCCAGATGGAACCATTCGAAACTGGCCGACTGGAATAGTAGGAGCAGATTACATAGATCCCTCTATTGATAAATTAGGAAATCTTTATATCGGTTTGGATTATGAATTGATTTCACTCAACCATAAGGATGAAGAAAGGTGGAGAAAGCCATATAACCTAAATGTCTTCTTCAGTATAATTTCTGATAAGGACGGAAAAATTTACTTCTTTACTGAAGATAATAATCTTGTAAAAATAGATTCTCTCGGTAATGAAGATTGGCGAATACAACTTGATGGTTACGTGTACTATTCGCCTGCAATTTCTTCAAATGGTAGAATGTTCTTTGGTTCTGTTCGCGGAACTAAAAAGTATTTTTATTCAATAAAATGA
- the rpsI gene encoding 30S ribosomal protein S9, whose amino-acid sequence MADNISVGRRKTSVARVILRSGNGKITVNGKEFETAFPQLLSREDILNPLRATDTIGKYDVIVNVDGGGTTGQAHAIRLGISRALVKIDPENRIKLKPEGFLTRDPRMVERKKYGQPKARKRFQFSKR is encoded by the coding sequence ATGGCTGACAATATTAGTGTAGGACGTCGTAAGACTTCAGTTGCAAGAGTAATCCTGAGAAGCGGTAATGGAAAAATTACTGTTAATGGAAAAGAATTTGAAACTGCATTTCCTCAATTACTGAGCAGGGAAGATATTCTTAATCCGCTTCGCGCTACTGACACAATTGGTAAGTATGATGTTATCGTAAATGTGGATGGCGGCGGTACTACAGGTCAGGCACATGCTATCAGATTAGGAATTTCAAGAGCCTTGGTAAAGATTGATCCTGAAAACAGAATCAAACTGAAACCCGAAGGATTCTTAACAAGAGATCCAAGAATGGTTGAACGTAAAAAATATGGTCAGCCTAAAGCACGTAAAAGATTCCAGTTCTCTAAGAGATAA
- a CDS encoding NAD-dependent epimerase/dehydratase family protein codes for MKILVTGGAGFLGINIVRYLLERNHEVVSLDIADFTYPDVKDKIKIVKGDIRHENTVAEVMTGIDVVVHTAAALPLYTPEEIFSTDVDGTRILLAHARKNNVKRFIHISSTAVYGIPDHHPLLEDDKLDGVGPYGKAKILAEEECLKMRKQGMIVPILRPKSFIGPERLGVFALFYDWAKDGKGFPMIGNGKNRYQLLDVEDLCESIYLSATLDEKIVNDTFNIGAKNFTTMREDYQAVLDVAGFGKKITGLPETPIIWTLRILEALKLSPLYKWVYETASKDSFVSIEKAEKILGYKPKFSNKDALVRNYKWYLEHLHEFENTSGVSHRVPWKQGILKLAKAFF; via the coding sequence ATGAAAATTTTAGTAACCGGCGGCGCCGGATTTTTGGGAATAAATATAGTTCGTTATTTACTTGAACGTAATCACGAAGTTGTTTCTCTGGATATTGCTGACTTTACATATCCGGATGTTAAAGACAAAATAAAAATTGTTAAAGGTGATATCCGTCACGAAAATACAGTTGCAGAGGTAATGACGGGGATAGATGTGGTAGTTCATACTGCTGCTGCACTTCCGTTATATACACCTGAAGAAATTTTTTCAACTGATGTTGACGGGACAAGAATTCTTCTTGCGCATGCAAGAAAGAATAATGTAAAACGTTTCATTCATATTTCATCAACTGCGGTTTATGGAATTCCAGATCATCATCCTTTACTTGAAGATGATAAACTTGATGGAGTAGGTCCTTACGGTAAAGCAAAAATCCTTGCTGAAGAAGAATGTTTGAAAATGCGTAAACAGGGAATGATCGTTCCGATACTTCGTCCGAAATCTTTTATTGGTCCTGAAAGACTTGGCGTGTTCGCACTGTTTTATGATTGGGCAAAAGACGGCAAAGGATTTCCAATGATAGGTAACGGAAAGAACCGTTATCAGCTTCTTGATGTTGAAGATCTTTGTGAATCAATTTATCTGTCAGCAACACTTGATGAAAAAATTGTTAACGATACTTTCAACATCGGCGCAAAAAATTTCACAACGATGCGCGAAGATTACCAGGCTGTTCTTGATGTTGCTGGCTTCGGTAAAAAAATTACAGGTTTACCGGAAACACCAATTATCTGGACACTAAGAATTCTTGAAGCTTTAAAACTTTCCCCGCTCTACAAATGGGTTTATGAAACTGCATCAAAAGATTCATTCGTATCAATTGAAAAAGCGGAAAAAATTCTTGGCTACAAACCAAAGTTTTCAAACAAAGATGCATTGGTAAGAAATTACAAATGGTATCTTGAACATCTTCACGAGTTTGAAAACACAAGCGGAGTTTCGCACAGGGTGCCATGGAAACAAGGCATATTAAAACTAGCCAAAGCATTTTTCTAA
- a CDS encoding HAMP domain-containing protein: MKTLKNKINIGVIFLFCVVLLVSILSIVFINQLAQKTKGTIVDNYASVDYMLDMLTNLSDMHTLQVESLVGKKDASKNEIKVYTDFKNAFEMNLQDETNNITEKGEGDLVDELHSMYNDYLKYYDTLTLNNESGIELEVLYEKYLTLRSKILGLYKLNMNAIVNKTGELQKTADEVILYMSIVVTLSILITLSFIYNFPSKIIEPIKTLTDRIKAISERNYDQKLELNSNDELGELAAAFNIMAERLKVYESKHIDQLLFEQKRMNSLVENLEDGVLLIDENSKIVIANKTLLEITGLKRNEILLHYIAEVADSNDLIREIYNTSKVLNENSQSEIKPIRIIKNNKEVFYKIEAEDIISFSEYSQQETFIGNLILLRDITHYQERDKAKTNLLATVSHELKTPLASINLSLKMLEDKRIGQLNSDQQELLDALRQQSNRLSRVINELLDYSQIETGNIKLKFNSVRPEDIVELGVTALVLQVADKSIDMEINIDENLPSINADVEKTVFVFVNLLNNAIRYSKQNDKIVLSATKVNNEIRFSVIDNGPGISKQDQEKLFQRFSQIGNKTKQGWGLGLAISKEFIQAQGGSIWVESETGKGSTFYFSLPVKA, from the coding sequence ATGAAAACGCTAAAAAATAAAATTAACATCGGGGTTATCTTTCTTTTCTGTGTTGTGCTGCTTGTAAGCATACTCAGCATAGTCTTTATTAACCAACTCGCACAAAAAACCAAAGGTACAATCGTTGATAACTATGCATCGGTTGATTACATGCTTGACATGCTCACGAACCTTAGTGATATGCATACATTGCAGGTGGAATCACTTGTCGGAAAAAAAGATGCAAGTAAGAATGAAATCAAAGTTTATACTGATTTCAAGAATGCATTCGAAATGAATCTCCAGGATGAAACAAATAACATAACGGAAAAGGGAGAAGGTGATCTGGTTGACGAACTTCATTCAATGTATAATGATTATCTGAAGTATTACGATACTTTAACACTCAACAATGAATCAGGAATAGAATTAGAAGTGTTATATGAAAAATATTTGACGCTCAGATCAAAGATACTTGGCTTGTATAAGCTTAACATGAATGCAATAGTAAATAAGACCGGCGAACTTCAAAAAACTGCTGATGAAGTTATTCTCTATATGTCTATTGTTGTAACATTGAGTATCCTTATCACGCTTTCTTTCATTTATAATTTCCCTTCTAAAATAATTGAACCGATAAAAACTCTTACCGACAGGATCAAAGCCATCAGTGAAAGAAATTATGATCAGAAACTTGAACTTAATTCTAATGATGAACTTGGCGAACTTGCCGCTGCGTTTAACATAATGGCCGAACGACTAAAAGTTTATGAATCAAAACATATTGATCAGTTATTGTTTGAACAGAAAAGAATGAACTCGTTAGTTGAAAACCTTGAAGACGGTGTTCTGTTAATCGATGAGAACAGTAAAATTGTAATCGCTAATAAAACACTTCTTGAAATTACCGGATTAAAAAGAAATGAAATACTGCTTCATTATATAGCAGAAGTTGCAGACAGCAATGATCTTATAAGGGAAATTTATAACACGAGCAAAGTTCTTAATGAAAATTCGCAGTCAGAGATTAAGCCAATCAGGATAATTAAAAATAACAAGGAGGTGTTTTATAAGATTGAGGCAGAAGATATAATTAGTTTTTCAGAATACTCCCAGCAGGAAACATTCATCGGTAATCTTATTCTGCTGCGTGATATTACTCATTACCAGGAGCGCGATAAAGCTAAAACAAATCTGCTGGCAACTGTCTCGCATGAATTAAAAACCCCATTAGCATCAATCAATCTTAGTTTGAAAATGCTGGAAGATAAACGTATCGGTCAATTAAATTCAGATCAACAGGAATTGTTAGACGCTTTACGTCAGCAGAGCAACAGGCTTTCGCGTGTAATAAATGAATTGCTTGACTACTCGCAGATTGAAACCGGTAATATCAAACTAAAATTTAATTCCGTTCGTCCTGAAGATATAGTTGAACTTGGAGTAACAGCTTTAGTGCTTCAGGTTGCCGATAAAAGCATAGATATGGAAATTAATATTGATGAAAATCTCCCTTCCATTAATGCTGACGTTGAAAAAACAGTTTTTGTTTTTGTTAATCTTCTGAACAATGCAATACGTTATTCGAAACAGAATGACAAAATTGTCTTGTCTGCAACAAAGGTTAATAATGAAATTAGATTTTCTGTTATTGACAATGGACCGGGTATTTCAAAACAAGACCAGGAAAAATTATTTCAAAGATTTTCTCAGATAGGAAATAAAACAAAACAGGGATGGGGTCTTGGTCTGGCTATATCAAAAGAATTTATACAGGCGCAGGGAGGCAGTATATGGGTCGAAAGCGAAACCGGGAAAGGAAGCACTTTTTATTTTAGTCTTCCTGTTAAGGCCTAA
- the rpsB gene encoding 30S ribosomal protein S2 — protein MKKLDITQLIEAGAHFGHLTRRWNPKMKPYIFMEKNGIHIIDLKKTQTLLTDAAENFSKLVAEGKKVLFVGTKKQAKSVIESEARRADMNWVSERWLGGMLTNFSTIRKSIKRLNNIEKQETDGTFDKITKKERLFLTREKDKLKKVLEGVESMSRLPGALFVVDIKKEAIAIKEAKRLDIPVFAIVDTNCDPDIVDYVIPANDDAVKTIELIVKHIADSALEGNIKAKENKAEEMAEKERIRKEREEERKEDPRKKETSATE, from the coding sequence ATGAAAAAGTTAGATATCACTCAGCTGATTGAAGCTGGAGCGCACTTCGGGCATTTAACCCGTCGATGGAACCCCAAAATGAAACCATACATCTTCATGGAGAAGAATGGCATTCATATAATTGACCTTAAAAAAACTCAAACACTCCTTACAGATGCAGCAGAGAATTTTTCAAAACTGGTTGCTGAAGGAAAAAAAGTATTATTCGTCGGCACAAAAAAACAAGCTAAAAGTGTAATTGAATCGGAAGCCCGCAGAGCTGATATGAACTGGGTTAGTGAGAGATGGCTTGGCGGTATGTTGACAAACTTTTCTACTATTAGAAAAAGTATTAAAAGGTTGAACAACATTGAAAAACAGGAAACCGACGGAACATTTGATAAGATCACTAAGAAAGAAAGATTGTTCCTTACCCGCGAAAAAGATAAACTGAAAAAAGTTCTTGAAGGTGTTGAATCAATGAGCCGCCTGCCTGGAGCTTTATTTGTAGTTGATATTAAGAAAGAAGCGATCGCGATAAAGGAAGCCAAAAGACTGGATATTCCGGTCTTCGCAATTGTTGATACAAATTGTGATCCTGATATTGTTGATTATGTTATTCCTGCTAACGATGATGCCGTAAAAACAATTGAACTGATCGTAAAACATATTGCAGACAGTGCTCTCGAAGGAAATATAAAAGCTAAAGAAAATAAAGCTGAGGAAATGGCTGAGAAAGAGCGTATCAGAAAAGAAAGAGAAGAAGAACGTAAAGAAGACCCAAGAAAAAAAGAAACCTCGGCAACTGAATAA
- the trkA gene encoding Trk system potassium transporter TrkA: MRIIIAGMGDVGYHLAKQLSSESHDIIAIDMDQERLSYTDSMTDILTINGSSTSIKTLIEANVAKADLLVSVTSSEEVNIATAIIGKKLGAKKTIARIGNAEYLEPDCQVNFQELGIDFMIYPEELAAVETVNLIMRTAATDVLEFEDGKLSVLGIKLDKTAPVIHKKIIDVARDHQSIDFRIVAIHRNFRTIIPKGNDTFLPNDQVFVITTPNGIEMILKLSGKQNLKFEDIMILGGGKIGRRVAKQLEDKMRVKLIESNEEKSFELADLLQKTLVIKGDGRDIDLLAQEGIIDMDAFIAVTEDAETNIISCLMAKHLGVTKAIALVDKVDYIPLTQTIGLDSLINKKLIAANNISRFIRKGEVVAIATLEGIDAEVLEYRAAPDSPATKKPVKDLHFPKEAIIGGIIRGDESFITIGETQIRANDKVVVFSLPDAVDKLTKFFT; this comes from the coding sequence ATGCGTATTATAATTGCCGGAATGGGTGACGTTGGTTACCACCTCGCAAAACAACTCTCCAGCGAATCACATGACATTATCGCTATAGATATGGATCAGGAAAGATTATCATATACCGATTCAATGACAGATATATTAACGATCAATGGTTCATCGACATCTATAAAAACTCTGATCGAAGCTAATGTAGCAAAAGCTGATCTGCTTGTTTCAGTTACGTCAAGCGAGGAAGTGAATATCGCAACAGCAATCATCGGTAAAAAACTCGGTGCAAAAAAAACAATTGCAAGGATCGGGAATGCGGAATACCTTGAGCCGGATTGCCAGGTAAATTTTCAGGAGCTTGGAATAGACTTCATGATTTATCCTGAAGAACTTGCCGCAGTGGAAACAGTTAATCTTATAATGCGTACCGCTGCAACCGATGTACTAGAATTTGAAGATGGAAAACTTTCAGTGCTCGGAATTAAACTTGATAAGACCGCTCCTGTCATCCATAAAAAAATTATTGATGTGGCGAGAGACCATCAAAGTATTGATTTCAGAATAGTTGCTATTCACAGAAACTTCAGAACAATTATACCCAAAGGTAATGATACCTTTCTTCCAAATGACCAGGTGTTCGTCATAACAACACCCAACGGCATTGAAATGATACTTAAACTTTCAGGAAAACAAAACCTGAAATTTGAAGATATAATGATCCTCGGCGGCGGAAAAATAGGAAGACGCGTTGCCAAACAGCTTGAAGATAAAATGCGTGTAAAGCTGATTGAATCAAACGAGGAAAAAAGTTTTGAACTTGCGGACTTACTTCAGAAGACTCTTGTTATCAAAGGTGACGGAAGAGATATTGACCTTCTTGCGCAGGAAGGAATCATAGATATGGATGCTTTCATTGCCGTTACCGAAGACGCTGAAACAAATATTATTTCCTGCCTTATGGCAAAGCATCTTGGAGTTACAAAAGCTATCGCGCTTGTTGATAAAGTTGATTACATACCTCTAACACAAACTATCGGACTTGATTCACTCATCAACAAAAAACTTATTGCAGCAAATAACATTTCAAGATTTATCCGCAAAGGTGAAGTTGTTGCGATTGCAACTCTTGAAGGTATAGATGCCGAAGTACTTGAATACCGCGCTGCGCCGGACTCACCGGCTACAAAAAAACCAGTTAAAGATCTTCACTTCCCTAAAGAAGCAATCATTGGCGGAATAATTCGGGGTGATGAAAGTTTTATTACTATAGGTGAAACTCAGATCAGAGCAAATGATAAAGTAGTTGTGTTCTCCCTGCCGGATGCTGTTGATAAACTTACAAAGTTTTTTACTTAG
- a CDS encoding DUF4412 domain-containing protein gives MKLRIWINFIAAFFLCIVVAQTVFAQESFSGEVGMKITDDEGNAMNLKYFIKDNLFRINSAADGQNIGVIFNSADKKMLMIMDDQKMYMEMPMDMMNKYMENNGDESNKEIDFKKTGETKKILDYTCEKWIYTGDDNNAEIWMAKNMGAFRFFDGGGMGKPKMKSGWEAEIEKSGYFPMQVITRDKSGNIQSQMEVTSVTKKSLDDSFFKVPAGYQKFSMPNMQ, from the coding sequence ATGAAACTAAGAATCTGGATTAATTTCATAGCGGCGTTTTTTCTGTGTATAGTGGTTGCACAGACCGTATTTGCACAGGAATCTTTTTCAGGTGAAGTTGGAATGAAAATAACAGACGATGAGGGGAATGCGATGAACCTGAAATATTTTATTAAAGATAATTTATTCAGGATCAACTCTGCGGCAGACGGACAGAATATCGGAGTGATTTTTAATTCCGCTGATAAAAAAATGTTGATGATTATGGACGATCAAAAAATGTACATGGAAATGCCGATGGATATGATGAATAAATACATGGAAAACAACGGCGATGAATCAAACAAAGAAATTGATTTTAAGAAGACCGGGGAAACAAAGAAAATTCTGGATTACACTTGTGAGAAATGGATTTACACTGGAGATGATAATAACGCAGAGATCTGGATGGCAAAAAATATGGGGGCTTTTAGATTTTTTGATGGAGGTGGAATGGGAAAACCTAAAATGAAATCAGGATGGGAAGCAGAGATTGAAAAATCAGGTTATTTCCCGATGCAGGTTATTACTCGAGACAAAAGCGGTAATATCCAGAGCCAAATGGAAGTTACTTCCGTCACCAAGAAATCATTAGATGATTCGTTTTTTAAAGTGCCGGCTGGCTATCAAAAATTTAGCATGCCGAATATGCAATAA